A region from the Gavia stellata isolate bGavSte3 chromosome 2, bGavSte3.hap2, whole genome shotgun sequence genome encodes:
- the SLC5A6 gene encoding sodium-dependent multivitamin transporter isoform X2, with translation MEFTVIDYIIFALLLVLSSAIGLFYALSGDRQRTVQEFLLANRNMGFLPVALSLLATFQSAVAILGVPAEIYRFGTEYWFLGCSYLLGLLIPAHIFIPVFYRLHITSTYEYLELRFNKTVRVFGTVTFIFQMVIYMGVVLYVPALALNAVTGFDLWSAVLTMGLVCTLYTTLGGLKAVIWTDVFQTLVMFAGQLAVIVVGARRVGGMARVWRLAEQEGKISGIDLDPDPFERHTFWTLAVGGVFMMLSLYGVNQAQVQRYLSARSEREAKLSCYAVFPCQQIVLCLSCLTGLVMFVYDREHPLAPPQRPGSSDQLVLYFVMDVLQDLPGLPGLFVACLFSGSLSTISSAFNSLATVTMEDLVRPHCPGLSESRATLLSKLLALGYGLLCLGMAYVSSMLGPVLQAAISIFGMVGGPLLGLFCLGMFFPCANPTGAVVGLLAGLAMAFWVGIGSLLRSMGAAGGPPPPNSTALPVMGNLTTVLTTTLLAPTPAPQRPTGLQKFYSLSYMWYSAHNSTTVILVGLLVSLLTGECGGAGGQRRPPPAHPPLWPPGPTPAAAVDPRTIYPVLPRLLCCLPQKYRQRLCCGVGFPAQDADHGDATVKSNGVANGLAPPGPRRLEEEGQGYVRTAGAPTYAVQETSF, from the exons ATGGAGTTCACGGTGATCGACTACATCATCTTCgcgctgctgctggtgctgtcGTCGGCCATCGGGCTCTTCTACGCGCTGAGCGGGGACCGGCAGCGCACGGTGCAGGAGTTCCTCCTGGCCAACCGCAACATGGGCTTCCTGCCCGTCGCCCTCTCCCTGCTGGCCACCTTCCAGTCGGCTGTGGCCATCCTGGGCGTGCCGGCCGAGATCTACCGGTTCGGCACCGAGTACTGGTTCCTTGGCTGCTCCTacctgctggggctgctcaTCCCGGCCCACATCTTCATCCCTGTCTTCTACCGCCTGCACATCACCAGCACCTACGAG TACCTGGAGCTGCGCTTCAACAAGACGGTGCGGGTCTTCGGCACCGTCACCTTCATCTTCCAGATG GTCATCTACATGGGGGTAGTGCTCTACGTGCCCGCGCTGGCCCTCAACGCAG TGACGGGCTTTGACCTCTGGAGCGCGGTGCTCACCATGGGGCTGGTCTGCACGCTGTACACCACGCTG GGTGGGCTGAAGGCCGTCATCTGGACGGACGTCTTCCAGACGCTGGTGATGTTTGCGGGGCAGCTGGCCGTCATCGTGGTGGGCGCCCGGCGGGTGGGCGGCATGGCCCGGGTCTGGCGCCTGGCGGAGCAGGAGGGCAAGATCTCCGGCATTGA CCTGGACCCTGACCCTTTCGAGCGGCACACCTTCTGGACGCTGGCGGTGGGGGGAGTCTTCATGATGCTGTCGCTGTACGGGGTGAACCAGGCGCAGGTGCAGCGGTACCTCAGCGCCCGCAGCGAGCGGGAGGCCAAGCT CTCCTGCTACGCCGTCTTCCCCTGCCAGCAGATCGTCCTCTGCCTTAGCTGCCTGACTGGCCTCGTCATGTTCGTCTACGACCGGGAGCACCCGCTGGCACCCCCCCAGCGCCCCGGCTCCTCCGACCAG ctggtGCTGTACTTCGTGATGGACGTGCTGCAGGAcctgccggggctgcccgggctCTTCGTTGCCTGCCTCTTCAGTGGGTCCCTCAG cactATCTCCTCCGCCTTCAACTCGCTGGCCACGGTGACGATGGAGGACCTGGTCCGGCCCCACTGCCCCGGGCTGTCGGAGTCGCGGGCCACGCTGCTCTCCAAGCTGCTGG ctcttGGTTATGGattgctctgcctggggatggcCTATGTGTCCTCCATGCTAGGTCCCGTGCTGCAG GCGGCCATCAGCATCTTCGGCATGGTGGGGGGCCCACTCCTGGGGCTCTTCTGCCTGGGCATGTTCTTCCCCTGTGCCAACCCCACG GGTGCCGTCGTGGGGCTGCTGGCGGGCCTGGCCATGGCCTTCTGGGTGGGCATCGGCAGCCTGCTGCGCAGCAtgggggcggccggggggccccccccgcccAACAGCACCGCACTCCCCGTCATGGGCAACCTCACCACCGTCCTCACCACCACCCTGCTGGCCCCCACACCGGCCCCCCAGAG ACCCACGGGGCTGCAGAAGTTTTACAGCCTGTCCTACATGTGGTACAGCGCCCACAACTCCACCACCGTCATCCTGGTGGGGCTCCTGGTCAGCCTGCTCACCGGTGAGtgtgggggggcggggggccaGCGGCGGCCCCCCCCCGCTCACCCTCCGCTCTGGCCCCCAGGTCCCACGCCGGCAGCGGCCGTGGACCCCCGCACCATCTACCCCGTGCTGCCTcgcctgctctgctgcctgccccagaaGTACCGGCAGAGGCTCTGCTGTGGGGTGGGCTTCCCTGCCCAG GACGCTGACCACGGGGATGCCACAGTGAAGAGCAACGGGGTGGCCAACGGCctggccccccccggccccaggcggctggaggaggagggacagggctACGTCCGCACGGCCGGGGCCCCCACCTACGCCGTGCAGGAGACCTCCTTCTGA
- the SLC5A6 gene encoding sodium-dependent multivitamin transporter isoform X1 yields the protein MEFTVIDYIIFALLLVLSSAIGLFYALSGDRQRTVQEFLLANRNMGFLPVALSLLATFQSAVAILGVPAEIYRFGTEYWFLGCSYLLGLLIPAHIFIPVFYRLHITSTYEYLELRFNKTVRVFGTVTFIFQMVIYMGVVLYVPALALNAVTGFDLWSAVLTMGLVCTLYTTLGGLKAVIWTDVFQTLVMFAGQLAVIVVGARRVGGMARVWRLAEQEGKISGIDLDPDPFERHTFWTLAVGGVFMMLSLYGVNQAQVQRYLSARSEREAKLSCYAVFPCQQIVLCLSCLTGLVMFVYDREHPLAPPQRPGSSDQLVLYFVMDVLQDLPGLPGLFVACLFSGSLSTISSAFNSLATVTMEDLVRPHCPGLSESRATLLSKLLALGYGLLCLGMAYVSSMLGPVLQAAISIFGMVGGPLLGLFCLGMFFPCANPTGAVVGLLAGLAMAFWVGIGSLLRSMGAAGGPPPPNSTALPVMGNLTTVLTTTLLAPTPAPQRPTGLQKFYSLSYMWYSAHNSTTVILVGLLVSLLTGPTPAAAVDPRTIYPVLPRLLCCLPQKYRQRLCCGVGFPAQDADHGDATVKSNGVANGLAPPGPRRLEEEGQGYVRTAGAPTYAVQETSF from the exons ATGGAGTTCACGGTGATCGACTACATCATCTTCgcgctgctgctggtgctgtcGTCGGCCATCGGGCTCTTCTACGCGCTGAGCGGGGACCGGCAGCGCACGGTGCAGGAGTTCCTCCTGGCCAACCGCAACATGGGCTTCCTGCCCGTCGCCCTCTCCCTGCTGGCCACCTTCCAGTCGGCTGTGGCCATCCTGGGCGTGCCGGCCGAGATCTACCGGTTCGGCACCGAGTACTGGTTCCTTGGCTGCTCCTacctgctggggctgctcaTCCCGGCCCACATCTTCATCCCTGTCTTCTACCGCCTGCACATCACCAGCACCTACGAG TACCTGGAGCTGCGCTTCAACAAGACGGTGCGGGTCTTCGGCACCGTCACCTTCATCTTCCAGATG GTCATCTACATGGGGGTAGTGCTCTACGTGCCCGCGCTGGCCCTCAACGCAG TGACGGGCTTTGACCTCTGGAGCGCGGTGCTCACCATGGGGCTGGTCTGCACGCTGTACACCACGCTG GGTGGGCTGAAGGCCGTCATCTGGACGGACGTCTTCCAGACGCTGGTGATGTTTGCGGGGCAGCTGGCCGTCATCGTGGTGGGCGCCCGGCGGGTGGGCGGCATGGCCCGGGTCTGGCGCCTGGCGGAGCAGGAGGGCAAGATCTCCGGCATTGA CCTGGACCCTGACCCTTTCGAGCGGCACACCTTCTGGACGCTGGCGGTGGGGGGAGTCTTCATGATGCTGTCGCTGTACGGGGTGAACCAGGCGCAGGTGCAGCGGTACCTCAGCGCCCGCAGCGAGCGGGAGGCCAAGCT CTCCTGCTACGCCGTCTTCCCCTGCCAGCAGATCGTCCTCTGCCTTAGCTGCCTGACTGGCCTCGTCATGTTCGTCTACGACCGGGAGCACCCGCTGGCACCCCCCCAGCGCCCCGGCTCCTCCGACCAG ctggtGCTGTACTTCGTGATGGACGTGCTGCAGGAcctgccggggctgcccgggctCTTCGTTGCCTGCCTCTTCAGTGGGTCCCTCAG cactATCTCCTCCGCCTTCAACTCGCTGGCCACGGTGACGATGGAGGACCTGGTCCGGCCCCACTGCCCCGGGCTGTCGGAGTCGCGGGCCACGCTGCTCTCCAAGCTGCTGG ctcttGGTTATGGattgctctgcctggggatggcCTATGTGTCCTCCATGCTAGGTCCCGTGCTGCAG GCGGCCATCAGCATCTTCGGCATGGTGGGGGGCCCACTCCTGGGGCTCTTCTGCCTGGGCATGTTCTTCCCCTGTGCCAACCCCACG GGTGCCGTCGTGGGGCTGCTGGCGGGCCTGGCCATGGCCTTCTGGGTGGGCATCGGCAGCCTGCTGCGCAGCAtgggggcggccggggggccccccccgcccAACAGCACCGCACTCCCCGTCATGGGCAACCTCACCACCGTCCTCACCACCACCCTGCTGGCCCCCACACCGGCCCCCCAGAG ACCCACGGGGCTGCAGAAGTTTTACAGCCTGTCCTACATGTGGTACAGCGCCCACAACTCCACCACCGTCATCCTGGTGGGGCTCCTGGTCAGCCTGCTCACCG GTCCCACGCCGGCAGCGGCCGTGGACCCCCGCACCATCTACCCCGTGCTGCCTcgcctgctctgctgcctgccccagaaGTACCGGCAGAGGCTCTGCTGTGGGGTGGGCTTCCCTGCCCAG GACGCTGACCACGGGGATGCCACAGTGAAGAGCAACGGGGTGGCCAACGGCctggccccccccggccccaggcggctggaggaggagggacagggctACGTCCGCACGGCCGGGGCCCCCACCTACGCCGTGCAGGAGACCTCCTTCTGA
- the ATRAID gene encoding all-trans retinoic acid-induced differentiation factor, which yields MASAAAAGGAPAPAALRCSRRVTAPRPRSRSGQGTVCGRCPGPLRNGSVVAQYCASRTGTESEGRCCRERGARPERLLGLDLSNCSLHSLPPGLAEAAAAVVLDLTENPLTALPNGSFLGFTHLQRLAVPLALECPGGSSAWEEVTTHGSSRLCQGQRNPCNSSGELAWPCPENAACAPDGPGLIQCLCNSPFHGYKCLREGTFPMLLFCGILGAATLALSLLLWGTQRRKAKTP from the exons ATGGCGTCAGCGGCCGCCGCCGGaggggccccggccccggccgcgctCCGCTGCTCCCGGCGGGTCACCGCGCCCCGGCCGCGGTCCCGCTCGGGGCAGGGCACG GTGTGCGGGCGCTGCCCGGGGCCGCTGCGGAACGGCTCCGTCGTGGCCCAGTACTGCGCGTCCCGGACCGGCACCGAGAGCGAGGGGCGCTGCTGCCGGGAACGGGGCGCCCGCCCGGAGCGTCTGCTCGG gCTGGACCTGAGCAACTGCTCCCTGCACAGCCTCCCCCCGGGGCTGGCCGAGGCCGCGGCCGCCGTCGTCCT GGACCTGACGGAGAACCCCCTGACAGCCCTCCCCAACGGCTCCTTCCTGGGCTTCACCCACCTGCAGCGCCT CGCGGTGCCGCTGGCGCTGGAGTGCCCGGGCGGGAGCAGCGCCTGGGAGGAGGTGACGACGCACGGGAGCAGCCGGCTCTGCCAGGGCCAGAGGAACCCCTGCAACAGCTCCGGGGAGCTCG CCTGGCCGTGCCCTGAGAACGCCGCCTGCGCCCCGGATGGCCCCGGCCTCATCCAGTGCCTCTGCAACAGCCCCTTCCATGGCTACAAGTGCCTGCGCGAG GGCACGTTCCCCATGCTGCTCTTCTGCGGGATCCTGGGAGCTGCCACCCTGgccctgtccctcctgctgTGGGGCACCCAGCGCCGGAAGGCCAAGACCCCCTGA